In one Moritella sp. 5 genomic region, the following are encoded:
- the murE gene encoding UDP-N-acetylmuramoyl-L-alanyl-D-glutamate--2,6-diaminopimelate ligase, whose protein sequence is MPRALNIKGLEMNSSCRVLSLQTWNIDLELAVNALIIDSRKVQAGDCFVAINGHALDGRRFIGNALQCGAILVLKDADIQAEHGHIEYVDGIPIVAFFGLNQALSALADSFYGFPSQQLKLVGVTGTNGKSTITQIIANWVTLLNGKAGVMGTIGNGLFDQLVQTENTTGSGLDVQAEIANQVQQGAELCAMEVSSHGLIQGRVNSLDFDVALFTNLTRDHLDYHGDMDTYANAKKILFQGTVKHKILNVDDAYGKAWSQQWPDAIQFSVQQDLSDYSGTFLCCSDLSFDTGGFSCELKTSWGEGTLQCGLIGEFNASNVVAACASLLALGYDLDDLLQVAPKLTAVCGRMELFKQAGQAACVVDYAHTPDALEKALKALRVHCEGKLWCIYGCGGDRDTGKRPLMAQVAEQFSDMAVITDDNPRTESAFSIVADMLTGLANPDAMQVIHDRCRAIHWALEQSRADDIILVAGKGHEDYQIIGVEKHYYSDRETITEMLGNKQ, encoded by the coding sequence ATGCCACGGGCTTTAAATATTAAGGGTTTGGAAATGAATTCGTCATGTCGAGTCTTATCTCTACAAACGTGGAATATTGATCTTGAATTAGCGGTTAACGCGTTGATCATTGATAGTCGGAAAGTACAAGCGGGCGACTGTTTTGTCGCGATAAATGGTCATGCCCTTGATGGTCGCCGATTTATTGGAAATGCATTACAATGTGGTGCGATATTGGTATTGAAAGACGCTGATATTCAGGCTGAACATGGTCATATTGAATATGTTGATGGTATCCCTATTGTCGCTTTTTTTGGTCTTAATCAGGCCTTATCCGCATTAGCCGATAGTTTTTATGGATTCCCTTCGCAGCAATTAAAACTTGTCGGTGTTACTGGCACGAATGGTAAAAGCACGATCACGCAGATTATTGCTAATTGGGTTACTTTATTAAACGGTAAAGCTGGCGTGATGGGTACGATCGGTAATGGCTTATTCGATCAATTAGTGCAAACCGAAAATACCACAGGTAGCGGCTTAGATGTACAAGCTGAAATAGCGAATCAAGTGCAACAAGGTGCAGAATTGTGTGCCATGGAAGTATCCTCACACGGCTTGATCCAAGGTCGTGTGAATTCGCTCGATTTTGATGTGGCATTATTTACCAATCTAACCCGTGATCATCTTGATTATCATGGAGATATGGATACTTATGCTAATGCCAAAAAAATCTTATTTCAAGGTACTGTGAAGCATAAGATCCTTAACGTTGATGATGCTTATGGTAAAGCGTGGTCACAGCAATGGCCTGATGCTATTCAATTTTCAGTCCAGCAAGATTTATCAGATTATTCTGGCACCTTTTTATGTTGTAGTGACTTGAGTTTTGATACCGGTGGTTTTAGCTGTGAGTTAAAAACTAGCTGGGGTGAAGGTACATTGCAATGTGGTTTAATTGGCGAGTTTAACGCTTCTAACGTGGTGGCCGCTTGCGCGAGCTTGTTAGCACTGGGTTATGATTTAGATGATTTATTACAGGTAGCACCAAAACTAACCGCTGTATGTGGCCGTATGGAATTATTCAAACAAGCGGGGCAAGCTGCTTGCGTTGTTGATTATGCACATACACCTGACGCATTAGAAAAAGCATTAAAAGCATTACGTGTGCATTGTGAGGGTAAACTTTGGTGTATTTATGGCTGTGGTGGTGACCGAGATACAGGTAAAAGACCATTAATGGCACAAGTTGCTGAACAATTTTCAGATATGGCTGTCATTACTGATGATAATCCGCGTACAGAGTCTGCCTTTTCGATTGTAGCTGATATGCTAACCGGTCTTGCTAACCCCGATGCGATGCAAGTTATTCACGATCGCTGTCGTGCTATTCATTGGGCGTTGGAACAAAGTCGTGCAGACGATATTATTTTAGTGGCGGGTAAAGGTCATGAAGATTATCAAATTATCGGTGTAGAGAAACACTA